A window of the Blastopirellula sediminis genome harbors these coding sequences:
- a CDS encoding DNA-3-methyladenine glycosylase 2, with product MELNPEACYRAVLARDERHDGRFFTCVKTTRIYCRPVCPARPPKRENCQFVPSAAAAQEAGFRPCLRCRPEKAPELWTTGGTKAVARALRWIDDGVLDTENVAALAERLQISERQLRRLFQQELGASPIAVAQTRRILLALQLLQQTDLSMIDVALASGFQSVRRFNEAFQAMYDRPPRELRRLHPESTAPSTQLSLLLPYRKPYDWLSMLEFFGQRAIAGVEHVANGVYARTIELDGASGTLQVTDLPEESALRATISFPRLKSLPQIIARVRRMFDLSADIGAISQVLAQDPTLAPLVAARPGLRIPGAWDGFEIAVRAILGQQITVRAARTMASRLVSQYGARFEADSLPELTHRFPTSDALRQIDIEKLGMPKGRATAILHLAEQAANNPRLFETIGERTDAIDQLCEFPGIGPWTAQYIAMRVLRESDAFLAADVGLQRAMAKNGVRPTAKQLLAHAETWRPWRSYAVMHLWTGESATTQSPSGKEVPHAIAS from the coding sequence ATGGAACTGAACCCCGAAGCCTGTTACCGTGCGGTGCTCGCTCGCGATGAGCGACATGACGGCCGATTTTTCACCTGCGTGAAGACGACGCGGATCTATTGCCGCCCCGTTTGTCCGGCCCGTCCGCCAAAGCGCGAGAACTGCCAGTTCGTTCCCTCCGCAGCAGCCGCCCAAGAAGCGGGGTTTCGTCCCTGTCTACGCTGTCGACCAGAAAAGGCGCCGGAGCTTTGGACCACCGGGGGCACGAAAGCAGTCGCCCGCGCGCTGCGCTGGATCGACGACGGCGTACTCGATACGGAGAACGTCGCCGCCTTGGCCGAGCGACTGCAGATCAGCGAGCGACAACTTCGCCGACTCTTTCAACAGGAGCTCGGAGCCTCGCCGATTGCGGTGGCGCAAACGCGAAGGATCTTGCTCGCGCTACAACTGCTCCAACAAACCGATCTGTCGATGATCGACGTGGCGCTGGCCAGCGGCTTTCAAAGCGTCCGGCGTTTCAACGAAGCGTTCCAAGCGATGTACGATCGCCCACCGCGAGAACTGCGCCGATTGCATCCCGAATCGACGGCGCCCAGCACGCAGCTTTCGCTGCTGTTGCCATACCGCAAGCCGTATGATTGGCTGAGCATGCTCGAATTCTTCGGGCAGCGGGCGATTGCAGGGGTCGAGCATGTCGCCAACGGCGTCTACGCGCGCACGATTGAACTCGACGGAGCGTCCGGCACGTTGCAGGTTACCGACCTGCCGGAGGAATCGGCCTTACGTGCCACGATATCGTTCCCGCGCCTGAAAAGTTTGCCGCAGATCATCGCGCGGGTTCGCCGGATGTTCGATCTGAGCGCCGACATCGGCGCGATCTCGCAGGTCCTGGCGCAAGATCCAACGCTCGCGCCGCTGGTCGCAGCTCGGCCGGGGCTTCGTATTCCGGGCGCTTGGGATGGCTTTGAAATTGCCGTTCGCGCGATTCTAGGGCAGCAGATCACCGTCCGAGCGGCTCGCACCATGGCGAGCCGGCTTGTTTCGCAGTACGGCGCAAGGTTCGAAGCGGATTCGCTTCCTGAGTTGACGCACCGCTTTCCAACGTCTGACGCGCTTCGCCAAATTGACATCGAAAAGTTGGGAATGCCCAAAGGGCGCGCGACGGCGATTCTTCACCTGGCGGAACAAGCGGCCAACAATCCAAGGCTCTTTGAGACCATCGGGGAACGGACCGACGCGATTGACCAGTTGTGCGAGTTTCCGGGGATTGGTCCCTGGACCGCCCAGTACATCGCGATGCGGGTGCTGCGCGAAAGCGACGCGTTCCTTGCCGCCGACGTCGGTCTGCAGCGGGCGATGGCGAAAAACGGCGTTCGTCCGACCGCCAAGCAGTTGCTCGCTCACGCCGAAACATGGCGCCCCTGGCGATCCTACGCGGTCATGCATCTGTGGACCGGCGAGTCCGCGACAACACAATCCCCGAGCGGAAAGGAAGTCCCCCATGCAATTGCTTCTTAG
- a CDS encoding PVC-type heme-binding CxxCH protein, which produces MQPLRNFTLAIAVAVSLCFTSAAFAQLQVGAAAIDVTPQQFPVLINGSFYSRTGEPTNIFARAIVVSDGASQLAIVVTDSCMLPKDLIDSAKQLASEQTKIPTDRILMSATHTHSAPSSMGALGTEPDETYTPYLRIKLAEAIVTAQRNLAPAKVGYATADANEFTALRRWIFAPDQMGTDPFGNKSMRAQMHAAKSGMEKVTGESGPEDPSLAVISFQSPEGRPIAMLANFSMHYFGGGGAADYFGDYCRALEAHYDQKGDDKPPFVAVMSHGCSGDIWRVDYRAGTNQTYDGFVEGMVDRTERALAAMKYDSDATIAMAETRMRLNYRVPSNERLTWAKGILAEMGERTSPKTPAEVYAREQPILHERQSTEIVLQALRIGDIAIATTPNETYALTGLKLKARSPFEKTFVIELANGGDGYIPPPEQHVLGGYNTWAARSAGLEVTAEPKIVSADLKLLEKVTGKPRREATPPDSVMAKAIANLKPVRYYPLDEMEGPTVSDASASYRDATYEDGVVFYLTGADGPAFSTAKQINRAAHFAGGRIITRTPELKGDYTVNIWCWNGLDLAARPIAGWMFSRDYVDSVTPEGIQLGLAGKGDNVGRVVLQLGDQDEAQVFGKTPVERWTWHNVTLVKSGDTAKVYLDGKLEITADASKVGSFDHTFFGGRSDNQSNWEGRLDEISVFDRALTDAEIAILSADGSGKGAEVAATPQLSEEDKTKGGRHWVDEKTPAPRSPEEELAAFKIEPGYKIELVASEPLVMDPVAIAFDARGRMFVAEYSDYPIGPPDEKDAPLSRIVLLEDTNGDGKLDKRSVFADKLTFCHSLMPYAGGVLACAQTQVLLLKDENDDGVAESREVVFDGFVPAHAQMQVGNPRWGLDNKIYLNYGVGKITKGGSDAPPFDMPRTEFWFHPITREFGPAAGTGQFGNTITQWGDRLFVTNRNPIIAAPMTMEELRRNRFSPIYAAQYDVAPSGGDSKVFPLVAMKSNWLSHAGTHTSACGTTAYVGDALGPAMEDSVFACEPIGHLVTRAIVTRDGARLTSKRAREDADFLAATDTWFRPASLANGPDGNLYLADMYRLWVEHPKFLPPEIAARLDWRAGEDRGRIWRITADNKKSVNKYVMPKTTDEWVAMLGDSNGWRRRLAQQTLVEGQVTAAAPAIEKLFAASKSPLARLHAIWTLAGIGQLKDATIKAALTDANPHVRASAVDLASQAWSDKPELLTAALSLADDKDPFVRYRLALAMGTTADPRRVEVLAKLVASDGADVNFADAIMTATETCSGEVLAKLADPAAADAIQKRLAKVVGARKDEAETASLVKLALGSPAPHQQLVLLAGLAEGINSNPKFETLLKQSGPQAEKLTERLEEVALGDAEPLADRREAILLLARFSSVGDDFFADLLHPRFPPQVQLAAIDALGGGLNDKRAQVLLTAWTEMEPQSHEAVLAHLLKSQLGVESLFAAIKGGKVSASAVSLDHQRALHEHRNEAIRKAAAEVFGKAASTDRDAVLAAYEEAPRTIGSAVAGREVFLKNCAKCHVATEESGRSVGPDLADSLNRPREAILYDILNPSGKVEPKYAASQILTLSGQSYIGIVASQSGESIVLQLADGKLQETPRSEIDLFQTSEKSLMPEGMEKEINVTDMANLLEFLKSPLPKK; this is translated from the coding sequence ATGCAGCCGCTGCGTAATTTTACGTTGGCAATCGCCGTCGCAGTTTCGCTTTGTTTCACTTCAGCCGCGTTTGCCCAGTTGCAAGTCGGCGCCGCCGCGATCGACGTCACGCCGCAGCAATTTCCGGTGCTGATCAACGGCAGCTTCTACAGCCGTACCGGCGAACCGACCAACATCTTTGCCCGGGCGATTGTGGTCAGCGACGGCGCTTCGCAATTGGCGATCGTCGTGACCGACAGCTGCATGCTGCCGAAAGATCTGATCGACAGCGCCAAACAATTGGCCTCAGAGCAAACGAAGATTCCGACCGATCGGATCTTGATGTCGGCGACGCATACGCACTCGGCGCCGTCGTCGATGGGTGCGCTCGGAACCGAACCTGACGAAACGTATACTCCCTATTTGCGAATCAAGTTGGCCGAAGCGATCGTCACCGCCCAGCGCAACCTGGCGCCGGCGAAAGTGGGATACGCGACCGCCGATGCGAATGAGTTCACCGCCCTGCGTCGGTGGATCTTCGCTCCTGATCAAATGGGAACCGACCCCTTCGGCAACAAGTCGATGCGAGCCCAGATGCACGCCGCCAAAAGCGGCATGGAAAAGGTCACCGGCGAATCGGGGCCGGAAGATCCGTCGCTGGCGGTGATTTCGTTCCAGTCGCCGGAAGGTCGCCCGATCGCGATGCTGGCGAACTTCTCGATGCACTATTTCGGGGGCGGCGGAGCGGCTGACTACTTTGGCGATTACTGCCGAGCGCTCGAAGCGCATTATGACCAGAAAGGCGACGACAAGCCGCCGTTCGTCGCGGTAATGTCGCACGGTTGCAGCGGCGACATCTGGCGCGTCGATTATCGCGCCGGCACCAATCAAACCTACGACGGCTTCGTCGAAGGGATGGTCGATCGTACCGAACGAGCGCTCGCCGCGATGAAGTACGATAGCGACGCGACGATCGCGATGGCCGAAACGCGCATGCGACTCAACTATCGCGTACCGAGCAACGAACGACTCACTTGGGCCAAAGGCATCTTGGCCGAAATGGGGGAACGCACCTCGCCGAAAACGCCGGCCGAAGTTTACGCGCGTGAACAGCCGATCCTGCACGAGCGGCAATCGACCGAAATCGTGCTGCAGGCGCTCCGGATCGGCGATATCGCGATCGCGACGACGCCGAACGAAACGTACGCCCTGACCGGTTTGAAGCTGAAGGCTCGCAGTCCGTTTGAGAAGACCTTTGTGATTGAACTGGCCAACGGGGGCGACGGTTATATTCCGCCGCCGGAACAGCATGTCCTGGGTGGGTACAACACCTGGGCGGCTCGCTCGGCCGGTTTGGAAGTGACCGCCGAACCGAAGATCGTCTCGGCCGATCTAAAACTACTGGAAAAAGTGACCGGCAAACCGCGTCGTGAGGCGACTCCGCCTGACAGCGTGATGGCCAAAGCGATCGCCAACTTGAAGCCGGTTCGTTACTATCCGCTTGACGAAATGGAAGGTCCGACCGTCAGCGACGCGTCGGCCAGCTATCGCGACGCGACCTACGAAGATGGCGTCGTCTTCTATCTGACCGGCGCCGATGGCCCCGCCTTCTCGACCGCCAAGCAGATCAATCGCGCCGCGCACTTCGCCGGCGGCCGCATCATCACTCGCACTCCCGAGCTGAAGGGTGATTACACCGTCAACATCTGGTGCTGGAACGGGCTCGATCTCGCCGCTCGCCCGATCGCGGGTTGGATGTTTTCTCGCGATTACGTCGACAGCGTAACGCCGGAAGGGATTCAGCTCGGGCTGGCCGGCAAAGGTGACAATGTAGGACGCGTGGTGCTGCAGCTCGGCGACCAAGACGAAGCGCAGGTCTTCGGCAAGACTCCGGTCGAGCGCTGGACCTGGCACAACGTAACGCTCGTGAAGTCTGGCGACACCGCCAAGGTTTACCTGGACGGGAAGTTGGAAATCACTGCCGACGCTTCGAAGGTCGGCTCGTTTGATCACACCTTCTTCGGCGGTCGCAGCGACAACCAATCGAATTGGGAAGGTCGCTTGGATGAGATCTCGGTCTTCGATCGCGCTTTGACCGACGCCGAAATCGCCATTCTTTCCGCCGATGGATCTGGCAAAGGCGCCGAAGTCGCTGCCACGCCGCAGCTAAGCGAAGAAGACAAGACGAAGGGTGGCCGTCACTGGGTCGACGAAAAGACGCCGGCGCCGAGATCGCCGGAAGAGGAACTCGCCGCTTTCAAAATCGAACCGGGCTACAAGATTGAACTGGTCGCGTCGGAGCCGCTGGTGATGGATCCGGTGGCGATCGCGTTCGACGCCCGCGGCCGGATGTTCGTCGCCGAGTATAGCGACTATCCGATCGGTCCTCCCGATGAAAAGGACGCTCCCCTTTCGCGGATCGTGCTGCTGGAAGATACCAATGGGGACGGCAAGCTCGACAAGCGTTCGGTCTTCGCCGACAAGCTCACCTTTTGTCATAGCCTGATGCCGTACGCCGGCGGCGTGTTGGCTTGCGCGCAAACGCAGGTGTTGCTGCTCAAGGATGAGAACGACGACGGCGTCGCCGAATCGCGCGAAGTCGTCTTCGACGGATTCGTCCCGGCGCATGCTCAAATGCAAGTCGGCAATCCGCGCTGGGGTCTCGATAACAAGATTTACTTGAATTACGGCGTCGGCAAGATCACGAAGGGTGGTAGCGACGCGCCGCCGTTCGATATGCCGCGGACCGAATTTTGGTTTCATCCGATCACTCGCGAGTTTGGTCCGGCCGCCGGGACCGGGCAGTTTGGCAACACGATTACCCAGTGGGGCGATCGTCTGTTCGTCACCAATCGCAATCCGATCATCGCCGCGCCGATGACGATGGAAGAGCTCCGCCGCAATCGCTTTTCGCCGATCTACGCGGCGCAGTACGACGTCGCTCCCTCTGGCGGCGACTCGAAGGTCTTTCCGCTGGTTGCGATGAAAAGCAACTGGCTCTCGCATGCCGGCACCCACACTTCCGCTTGCGGAACGACCGCCTATGTCGGCGACGCCCTGGGCCCGGCGATGGAAGACAGCGTCTTCGCCTGCGAGCCGATTGGTCACCTGGTGACGCGAGCCATTGTGACTCGCGACGGCGCTCGACTCACGTCGAAGCGTGCGCGTGAAGACGCTGACTTCCTGGCGGCGACCGATACCTGGTTCCGACCGGCGAGCCTGGCGAACGGTCCTGACGGCAACCTTTACCTCGCCGACATGTATCGCTTGTGGGTCGAACATCCGAAGTTCCTGCCGCCGGAAATCGCCGCTCGTCTCGATTGGCGGGCCGGGGAAGACCGCGGCCGCATCTGGCGCATTACCGCCGACAACAAGAAGTCGGTGAACAAGTACGTCATGCCGAAAACGACCGACGAGTGGGTCGCGATGCTCGGCGACAGCAACGGTTGGCGCCGTCGACTGGCGCAGCAAACGCTGGTCGAAGGACAAGTGACCGCCGCCGCGCCGGCAATCGAAAAGCTGTTCGCGGCAAGCAAATCTCCGCTCGCACGGTTGCATGCGATCTGGACCTTGGCCGGGATTGGCCAATTGAAAGATGCGACGATCAAAGCGGCGCTCACCGACGCGAATCCGCACGTCCGGGCCTCGGCCGTCGATCTGGCGAGCCAAGCGTGGAGCGACAAGCCGGAACTGCTGACCGCTGCCCTTTCCCTGGCCGACGACAAGGACCCGTTTGTCCGTTACCGTTTGGCCTTGGCGATGGGAACGACCGCCGATCCGCGTCGCGTCGAAGTGCTCGCGAAGTTGGTCGCCAGCGATGGCGCGGACGTCAACTTTGCCGATGCGATCATGACCGCGACCGAAACCTGTAGCGGAGAAGTGTTGGCGAAACTGGCCGATCCGGCCGCGGCCGATGCGATTCAAAAACGTTTGGCGAAAGTCGTCGGCGCTCGTAAGGACGAAGCTGAAACGGCGTCGCTCGTGAAGCTCGCGCTTGGTAGCCCGGCGCCCCATCAGCAACTCGTGTTGTTGGCCGGTTTGGCGGAAGGGATCAACAGCAATCCGAAGTTTGAAACGCTCTTGAAACAGAGCGGCCCGCAAGCCGAAAAGTTGACCGAACGTCTCGAAGAGGTCGCCCTCGGCGATGCTGAGCCGCTGGCCGATCGCCGCGAAGCGATCTTGCTGCTCGCTCGGTTCTCGTCGGTTGGAGACGACTTCTTCGCCGACTTGCTCCATCCCCGCTTTCCTCCCCAGGTGCAGTTGGCGGCGATCGACGCCCTCGGCGGCGGGCTCAACGACAAGCGAGCCCAAGTCTTGCTGACCGCGTGGACCGAGATGGAACCGCAGTCGCACGAAGCGGTCTTGGCTCACTTGCTGAAAAGCCAGCTCGGCGTCGAAAGCCTCTTCGCCGCGATCAAAGGGGGCAAGGTCTCGGCGTCGGCGGTCAGCTTGGATCACCAGCGAGCGCTGCATGAACATCGCAACGAAGCGATCCGTAAGGCGGCCGCCGAAGTTTTCGGCAAAGCGGCTTCGACCGATCGTGACGCGGTTCTCGCCGCCTACGAAGAAGCTCCTCGCACTATCGGCAGCGCTGTCGCTGGTCGCGAAGTCTTTTTAAAGAACTGTGCGAAGTGCCATGTTGCGACCGAAGAGTCAGGCCGCAGCGTTGGGCCGGATCTGGCCGACTCGCTGAATCGTCCGCGGGAGGCGATCCTGTACGACATCCTCAACCCGAGCGGCAAAGTCGAGCCGAAGTACGCGGCGAGCCAGATTCTGACCCTCAGCGGGCAATCGTACATCGGCATCGTCGCTAGCCAGTCTGGCGAGTCGATCGTCCTGCAACTGGCCGACGGCAAACTGCAAGAGACGCCGCGGAGCGAGATCGATCTCTTCCAAACGAGCGAAAAGTCGCTGATGCCGGAAGGAATGGAAAAAGAGATCAACGTCACCGACATGGCGAACCTGCTCGAGTTTTTGAAGTCGCCGTTGCCGAAGAAGTAG
- a CDS encoding methylated-DNA--[protein]-cysteine S-methyltransferase, which yields MQLLLSRLDSPVGEMLIVTDAEGTLRALDFHDYEPRMRTLLARHYETYQLTTGDTPDAIAAALTNYFAGDLNAVNHLPTQTGGTEFQRTIWKALRTIPGGVTRSYGDLAKQIKKPSASRAVGLANGANPIAIVVPCHRVIGASGALTGYGGGLPRKRWLLDHERKHAGLFAA from the coding sequence ATGCAATTGCTTCTTAGTCGATTGGATTCTCCTGTTGGCGAAATGCTCATCGTCACCGACGCGGAGGGAACGCTGCGAGCGCTCGACTTTCATGATTACGAGCCGCGGATGCGCACATTGCTTGCGCGGCACTACGAAACGTACCAATTGACGACCGGGGACACGCCTGACGCGATCGCCGCGGCGCTGACGAACTACTTTGCCGGCGACCTCAACGCCGTCAACCATTTGCCGACGCAAACCGGCGGCACCGAGTTTCAGCGCACCATTTGGAAGGCGCTGCGCACGATTCCAGGCGGCGTGACTCGCAGCTATGGCGACCTTGCCAAGCAGATCAAGAAGCCGAGCGCCTCGCGAGCTGTTGGCTTGGCCAATGGCGCCAATCCGATTGCGATCGTCGTCCCCTGTCATCGCGTGATCGGCGCCAGCGGAGCGTTGACCGGATATGGCGGCGGCTTACCTCGCAAGCGCTGGCTCTTGGACCACGAACGAAAGCATGCCGGGCTGTTTGCCGCGTGA